One genomic region from Alosa alosa isolate M-15738 ecotype Scorff River chromosome 12, AALO_Geno_1.1, whole genome shotgun sequence encodes:
- the LOC125305179 gene encoding indoleamine 2,3-dioxygenase 2-like, translated as METTWTDPVHSIELKSFFISEEYGFVLEDPLTELPHCYQPWMDIANNLTHLIKTHQLRDLVKKMPLLSTLHLHGYRQLRLAHLALGFITMGYVWQEGLHQPAQALPKALAVPYCNVSQAMGLPPILVYADCVLANWRLKDPSRPMEIGNLDTIFSFPGGESGKNFFLVSMLVEKSANSGIQGVISAVNAMVTFDISSLHKALQRITLSLKNMEEAFRIIHNHVDPKIFHGTFRIYLSGWRDNPLLPDGLWYEGVREEPLRLSGGSAAQSSSIQSLDTLLGIQHDLDSAGFLRRMRSYMPPSHRQLIETVAASPSLRSFVLSSADPSLCQAYNTCVSALVALRSYHLNAVARYITVPRQRGQTGPVAGCPFRGACEGLSDRGTGGSNPMTFLKSVRDCTRKALITQHVSLAEA; from the exons ATGGAGACTACTTGGACTGATCCAGTCCATTCAATTGAGCTGAAGTCTTTCTTCATATCAGAGGAGTATGGATTTGTTCTTGAGGACCCTTTG ACTGAACTCCCACACTGTTATCAGCCATGGATGGATATAGCCAACAACCTTACACACCTCATAAAGACTCATCAACTCCGAGACCTGGTGAAAAAG ATGCCTCTTCTGAGCACACTCCATCTCCATGGATACCGGCAGCTGAGGCTCGCTCACCTGGCCTTAGGTTTCATAACCATGGGATACGTGTGGCAGGAGGGGCTTCACCAGCCAGCTCAG GCATTACCCAAAGCCCTGGCTGTCCCATACTGTAATGTATCTCAAGCTATGGGTCTCCCACCCATCCTGGTCTATGCAGACTGTGTTCTGGCTAACTGGAGGCTCAAGGACCCAAGCCG aCCAATGGAAATCGG AAACTTAGATACCATCTTCTCATTTCCTGGAGGGGAGAGTGGTAAAAACTTTTTCCTGGTCTCCATGTTGGTGGAAAAGAGTGCAAATTCAGGAATACAG GGTGTAATTTCTGCAGTGAATGCCATGGTGACATTTGATATAAGTAGTTTACATAAGGCTCTTCAGAGAATTACTTTGTCTCTCAAAAACATGGAGGAGGCGTTTCGGATCATTCACA ATCATGTAGACCCAAAAATATTCCATGGGACGTTCCGAATCTATTTATCTGG ATGGAGAGACAACCCGTTGCTGCCAGACGGTTTGTGGTATGAGGGGGTCAGAGAGGAGCCTCTGCGGCTGTCAGGAGGAAGCGCTGCTCAGAGCTCCTCCATCCAGAGCCTGGACACACTGCTGGGCATTCAGCATGATCTGGACTCAG CAGGCTTTCTGAGGCGAATGCGGAGCTACATGCCCCCGTCCCATCGGCAGCTGATAGAGACTGTAGCCGCCAGCCCGTCTCTGCGCTCCTTCGTGCTGTCCAGTGCCGACCCCTCCCTCTGTCAGGCGTACAACACCTGCGTCTCTGCTCTGGTGGCACTACGGAGCTACCACCTCAACGCCGTGGCCAGGTACATCACAGTGCCCAGGCAGAGGGGGCAAACAGGACCGGTGGCGGGCTGCCCATTCCGTGGAGCGTGCGAGGGCCTCAGTGACCGCGGCACGGGAGGTTCCAACCCCATGACATTCCTGAAGAGCGTGCGAGACTGCACCAGAAAGGCACTCATCACCCAACACGTGAGCCTAGCAGAGGCATGA